A single Pedobacter sp. PACM 27299 DNA region contains:
- the rnc gene encoding ribonuclease III: MPLFDLYKLYFSTDKVFIKKLKNILGFVPGNTVLYKMAFRHRSVAKVLKNGSRSSNERLEFLGDAILGSVIAEVLFKAYPYKEEGFLTEMRSKIVNRANLNQLARKMGFDQLMVFDQKAVNIQTKHHSMLGDAFEALVGAVYLDKGYNYTKDFLLKRIIKPYIDIHTLELTETNFKSKLIEWCQRHGKDITFDMIQNTEGDSAKLFTISAVVEGESYGIGRDYNKKNAEKLAAEKACEALSI; the protein is encoded by the coding sequence ATGCCGTTATTCGACCTGTACAAGCTTTATTTTTCGACAGATAAGGTCTTTATAAAAAAGCTAAAAAATATTTTAGGCTTTGTTCCTGGAAATACTGTTTTATACAAAATGGCATTCAGGCACAGGTCTGTAGCAAAAGTTCTGAAGAACGGAAGCAGAAGCAGTAATGAACGTCTTGAGTTTCTTGGAGATGCGATTTTAGGTTCTGTCATCGCAGAAGTATTGTTTAAGGCCTATCCCTACAAAGAAGAAGGCTTTTTAACGGAAATGCGTTCAAAAATTGTGAACAGGGCCAATCTGAATCAGCTTGCCCGTAAGATGGGTTTCGACCAGCTGATGGTATTTGATCAAAAGGCTGTTAACATTCAAACCAAACATCATTCCATGCTTGGGGATGCTTTTGAGGCGCTAGTTGGTGCGGTATATCTGGATAAAGGCTATAATTACACTAAAGATTTCTTATTAAAAAGGATCATTAAGCCTTACATAGACATTCATACCCTGGAACTTACAGAGACGAATTTCAAGAGCAAATTGATTGAATGGTGCCAGCGTCATGGAAAAGATATTACTTTTGACATGATTCAAAACACAGAAGGAGATAGCGCTAAGCTATTCACGATCAGCGCCGTTGTGGAGGGTGAAAGCTATGGAATCGGTCGTGATTACAATAAAAAGAATGCAGAGAAGTTAGCCGCTGAAAAAGCGTGTGAAGCGTTATCTATCTAA
- the gmk gene encoding guanylate kinase, producing MTQGKLIIFSAPSGAGKTTIVKHLLQKFPSLSFSISATTRPARGDEEHEKDYYFISQESFLHKVAHQEFVEFEEVYNGTFYGTLRSEIERIWNTGKHVIFDIDVEGGLRLKRKYEDNALAIFVQPPSLEVLKERLTGRGTDSPEKLQERFTKAEKELAYAEKFDVILKNFDLETACKEAEKLVGDFINKK from the coding sequence ATGACACAAGGTAAACTCATTATATTTTCTGCACCTTCCGGCGCAGGCAAAACCACTATCGTAAAACATCTTTTACAGAAATTCCCTTCATTAAGTTTCTCTATTTCAGCGACTACGCGTCCGGCAAGAGGCGATGAGGAACATGAAAAAGATTATTATTTCATCTCTCAGGAAAGTTTTCTTCATAAAGTAGCGCATCAGGAGTTTGTAGAATTCGAGGAAGTATACAATGGCACTTTTTATGGTACTTTGCGGTCTGAAATTGAACGCATCTGGAATACCGGGAAACATGTAATTTTTGACATTGACGTAGAAGGTGGCTTACGTCTGAAACGTAAATATGAAGACAATGCTTTAGCCATATTTGTTCAGCCACCATCTTTAGAGGTACTGAAAGAACGTTTAACAGGAAGGGGTACTGATAGTCCGGAAAAACTTCAGGAACGCTTTACAAAAGCGGAAAAAGAATTGGCTTATGCAGAGAAATTTGATGTGATCCTGAAAAATTTTGACCTAGAAACAGCTTGTAAAGAAGCTGAAAAACTGGTAGGTGATTTTATCAATAAAAAATAA
- a CDS encoding porin family protein yields the protein MKKIIILAICLFTAGAVNAQSPIRFGVKAGLNLPNIIKGDGNNDYDTKVNPGFNAGITLDIMLIKGLAFTPELLYSTKGYKLETPLGEFKQTTHFIDIPILASINLGGSGLNLVVGPQVSFLTSTKNKYSSNFGSSVEEEFREDSDKFKKSLVGGVIGFRYDINDKFDLHGRYALDFQKNNEDGTKRTPEYKNQVFSVGVGVKF from the coding sequence ATGAAAAAGATCATCATTTTGGCAATATGCCTATTCACCGCAGGTGCTGTAAATGCACAGAGCCCTATCAGATTTGGGGTCAAGGCGGGATTAAACCTCCCTAATATTATTAAAGGAGATGGAAATAACGATTATGATACTAAAGTAAATCCTGGATTTAATGCCGGTATTACCTTAGATATCATGTTGATCAAAGGATTGGCCTTTACGCCAGAACTATTGTATTCCACGAAAGGTTATAAGTTGGAAACACCACTAGGTGAATTTAAACAGACCACTCATTTTATTGATATTCCAATTCTAGCCAGTATTAATTTAGGTGGCTCAGGATTAAATCTGGTTGTAGGACCTCAGGTTTCTTTCTTAACTTCCACTAAAAATAAGTATTCAAGCAACTTCGGATCCTCTGTAGAAGAGGAATTCAGAGAAGATTCTGATAAGTTTAAAAAGAGCCTTGTAGGGGGTGTAATAGGATTTAGATACGATATTAATGACAAATTTGACCTTCATGGTCGTTATGCACTGGATTTCCAGAAAAATAACGAAGATGGAACGAAAAGAACTCCTGAATACAAAAATCAGGTATTCTCAGTAGGTGTTGGTGTAAAATTCTAG
- the nadD gene encoding nicotinate (nicotinamide) nucleotide adenylyltransferase: MKTGLFFGSFNPIHIGHLVIANYMAGFTGLKEVWLVVSPHNPLKNKSGLGNMYDRLEMAKLATENADHIKVSDIEFGLPQPSYTIDTLAYLQEKYPGREFVLIMGADNLASLKKWKNYETLLKNYEIFVYPRPGIEIKDWENHPSITITDTPQMDISSTFIRKALKDGRNVQYFVPDNVLSFMDNKNMYR; the protein is encoded by the coding sequence ATGAAAACAGGGTTATTTTTTGGGTCTTTTAATCCCATCCATATCGGACACTTGGTGATCGCCAATTATATGGCGGGTTTTACCGGGTTAAAAGAGGTATGGTTGGTGGTTTCCCCACATAATCCCTTAAAAAATAAATCCGGGCTTGGCAATATGTACGACCGTTTGGAAATGGCAAAACTCGCCACGGAAAACGCCGATCATATTAAAGTGAGCGACATTGAATTTGGACTGCCTCAACCCTCTTATACCATTGATACTTTAGCTTATTTGCAGGAAAAATACCCTGGACGGGAGTTTGTGCTGATCATGGGTGCAGATAACTTGGCTTCCCTTAAAAAGTGGAAGAATTATGAGACCCTGCTGAAAAATTATGAGATTTTTGTCTACCCAAGACCTGGTATAGAGATAAAAGATTGGGAAAATCATCCTTCAATTACCATTACGGATACCCCACAAATGGACATTTCCTCCACTTTTATTCGCAAAGCGTTAAAAGATGGAAGAAATGTTCAATATTTTGTTCCGGATAATGTCTTGTCTTTCATGGACAATAAAAACATGTACCGCTAA
- a CDS encoding acyl carrier protein, translated as MSDIASRVKAIIVEKLGVDENEVTPEASFTNDLGADSLDTVELIMEFEKEFNVAIPDDQAETIGTVGQAIAYLEKNVK; from the coding sequence ATGTCTGATATTGCTTCAAGAGTTAAGGCTATTATCGTTGAAAAATTAGGTGTGGATGAAAACGAAGTTACACCAGAAGCTTCTTTCACTAACGACTTAGGTGCTGATTCTTTAGATACAGTAGAGCTTATTATGGAGTTCGAAAAAGAATTCAATGTAGCGATTCCTGATGATCAGGCTGAAACTATTGGTACTGTTGGTCAAGCAATTGCTTACTTAGAGAAAAACGTTAAGTAA
- a CDS encoding YicC/YloC family endoribonuclease translates to MTGFGLASTDHENIKFAVEIKSLNSKFLELNLKLPRAFSEKELLLRNVCSKEIERGKVSVAINIDRGEESLKGATINAALLSKYYKQLEAINVDLGANSSNLLQAVLSFPEVISYQEEEINEGDWDILYSTFSKALESFNQFRLTEGNVLKTDLELRIKNILQFFAQVEELEPLRIPQIRARLNQFLEENVGKINVDQNRLEQELIYYIDKLDITEEKTRLKSHCDYFTATLKSKDANGKKLGFISQEIGREINTMGAKANDAQIQQLVVGMKEELEKIKEQLLNVL, encoded by the coding sequence ATGACGGGCTTTGGCCTGGCCTCTACTGATCATGAAAACATCAAGTTTGCAGTAGAGATTAAGTCTTTAAACAGTAAGTTTTTAGAACTCAACTTAAAACTTCCAAGGGCTTTCTCCGAAAAGGAGTTGTTGTTGCGTAATGTTTGCAGTAAAGAGATTGAGCGCGGAAAAGTAAGTGTTGCTATTAACATTGACCGCGGCGAAGAAAGTCTGAAAGGTGCAACCATCAATGCTGCGTTATTGAGTAAATACTACAAGCAGCTGGAAGCCATTAATGTGGATCTGGGTGCAAATTCCTCTAATCTTTTACAGGCTGTTTTGAGCTTCCCTGAGGTCATCTCTTATCAGGAAGAAGAAATCAATGAGGGCGACTGGGATATCTTATACAGCACATTCAGCAAAGCTTTAGAAAGTTTTAATCAATTCCGACTTACAGAAGGAAATGTTTTAAAGACAGATTTAGAGCTTAGAATTAAAAATATCTTACAATTTTTTGCTCAGGTGGAAGAATTAGAACCGCTAAGAATTCCACAGATCAGGGCTAGATTGAACCAGTTTTTAGAAGAAAACGTGGGTAAAATCAATGTTGATCAGAACCGTTTAGAGCAGGAATTGATTTATTACATTGATAAATTAGACATTACCGAAGAAAAAACCCGTCTGAAAAGTCACTGTGATTATTTTACAGCAACTTTGAAAAGTAAGGATGCCAACGGTAAAAAATTAGGATTCATCTCCCAGGAAATTGGCAGAGAAATCAATACTATGGGTGCTAAAGCAAATGATGCACAAATACAACAGTTAGTAGTAGGGATGAAAGAAGAGCTGGAGAAAATTAAAGAACAACTATTAAACGTTTTATAA
- a CDS encoding 2OG-Fe(II) oxygenase — protein MEKIFNTLIDSFIEDKVGIADLFLNENLSGHLKNNLTRLYQGNQLLSAGTGNETIVVPDKLFRSDRIYWLDRSHNDPHENAFFDLMDCFVSYLNSTCYTGITGYEFHYTLYEKGSFYKKHLDQFRTNTSRQYSMIMYLNADWQLADGGELCVHHTNGLQNIPPMDGKSVFFKSSELEHEVLVTNKPRMSITGWLKVD, from the coding sequence TTGGAAAAAATATTTAATACGCTAATTGACAGCTTTATAGAAGATAAAGTTGGCATAGCAGACCTCTTTTTAAATGAAAATTTATCAGGTCATTTAAAAAATAATTTGACACGGCTCTACCAGGGAAACCAACTATTATCCGCAGGAACAGGCAACGAGACCATTGTTGTTCCCGACAAACTATTTCGAAGTGATCGCATTTATTGGCTTGATCGCTCACACAATGACCCTCATGAAAATGCCTTTTTTGATCTAATGGATTGTTTTGTGAGCTACCTGAACAGCACTTGCTACACAGGAATTACAGGCTATGAATTCCATTATACCCTCTATGAAAAAGGCAGTTTCTATAAAAAGCACCTGGATCAGTTTCGAACAAATACCAGCAGGCAATACTCCATGATTATGTATTTAAATGCGGATTGGCAACTTGCCGATGGTGGTGAATTGTGCGTCCACCATACCAATGGTCTGCAAAATATCCCCCCTATGGACGGGAAGAGTGTGTTTTTTAAAAGCAGTGAACTGGAACACGAAGTTTTAGTAACGAATAAGCCCAGAATGAGCATTACTGGCTGGTTAAAAGTCGACTAA
- the pyk gene encoding pyruvate kinase — MKPFHSRTKIVATLGPASAKPEVLFSMFNAGLDVCRLNFSHGSQADHQEVLNTIRSLNKKHNYNVGILADLQGPKIRIGMVKDGGIHLVNGNRTVITTKECIGNEERIYITYTTFPQDVKPGEIILLDDGKLQMRVIETNLVDEVVCEIVHGGILTSRKGVNLPNTKVSIPSLTVEDRKNLEFVLENDVEWIGLSFVRNAADIVELKEIIKQRGKTARVIAKIEKPEAIANIDEIIAVSDGIMVARGDLGVEMPMEEVPLLQKMIVQKCRAASKPVIIATQMLESMITTPRPTRAEVNDVANSVLDGADAVMLSGETSVGEFPLIVIETMQKIIQNIEVNNYPFHPEKFLKPKSDSFLSDAICDTACFLSKQTNAVGIVSMTVSGYTAFEISSHRPKALTYIFTSNVSLLNTLSLLWGVQGFYYDKFDSTDDTIQDVNNLLKEYKMIKKGDVIINTAAIPMEKKGKTNMLKITVID; from the coding sequence ATGAAACCATTTCATTCCAGAACAAAAATCGTAGCGACGCTTGGTCCTGCTTCAGCTAAACCAGAAGTTCTATTTAGCATGTTTAATGCCGGACTTGACGTATGCAGATTAAACTTTTCACACGGTTCTCAGGCAGATCACCAGGAAGTACTAAATACCATCCGCAGTCTTAATAAAAAACACAATTATAACGTAGGTATTCTGGCTGATTTACAGGGTCCTAAGATTAGAATTGGAATGGTGAAAGACGGTGGTATTCACTTAGTTAACGGTAACAGAACGGTCATCACGACTAAAGAATGTATCGGTAACGAAGAACGTATTTACATCACTTATACGACTTTCCCTCAAGACGTTAAACCAGGTGAAATCATCTTGTTAGATGACGGAAAACTTCAAATGAGAGTGATCGAAACTAACTTGGTTGACGAGGTAGTTTGTGAGATCGTTCATGGTGGTATCCTGACTTCAAGAAAAGGGGTTAACCTTCCAAACACTAAAGTTTCTATCCCTTCACTTACTGTGGAAGACCGTAAAAACTTAGAGTTTGTATTAGAAAATGATGTAGAGTGGATCGGACTTTCTTTTGTTCGTAACGCCGCTGATATCGTTGAATTAAAAGAGATTATCAAACAAAGAGGTAAAACTGCACGTGTCATTGCGAAGATTGAAAAACCTGAGGCAATTGCCAATATTGATGAAATCATTGCTGTTTCCGACGGTATCATGGTTGCCCGTGGTGATCTGGGTGTGGAAATGCCAATGGAAGAAGTTCCATTGTTGCAAAAGATGATTGTTCAGAAATGTAGAGCAGCTTCGAAACCAGTAATTATTGCAACTCAGATGCTGGAAAGCATGATCACTACACCAAGGCCAACACGTGCTGAAGTGAATGATGTTGCCAACTCGGTATTAGACGGTGCAGATGCAGTGATGCTAAGTGGAGAGACTTCAGTAGGTGAATTCCCGCTGATTGTTATTGAAACCATGCAAAAAATCATTCAGAACATCGAGGTAAACAACTATCCATTCCACCCGGAGAAGTTCCTTAAACCGAAATCTGATAGCTTCCTGAGCGATGCAATTTGCGATACAGCTTGTTTCTTATCAAAACAAACTAACGCCGTTGGTATCGTTTCTATGACGGTAAGTGGTTATACTGCTTTCGAAATTTCAAGTCACAGGCCAAAAGCATTAACTTATATCTTCACCAGCAATGTGTCGCTATTGAATACATTGAGCTTATTATGGGGCGTACAAGGTTTCTATTATGATAAGTTTGACAGTACGGACGATACCATTCAGGACGTAAATAACTTACTAAAAGAATACAAAATGATTAAAAAAGGTGATGTGATCATCAATACAGCGGCTATCCCAATGGAGAAAAAAGGGAAAACCAATATGTTGAAAATTACAGTAATTGATTAA
- the fabF gene encoding beta-ketoacyl-ACP synthase II has product MELKRVVVTGLGALTPIGNTIPEFWDGLLNGVSGAGPITGFDTSKFKTKFACELKNFNPEDFLDKKEARKLDPFVQYALVSTDEAVKDGNFDFSQLDCNRIGVIWGSGIGGFKTFQDEMKNFFLGDGTPRINPFFIPKVIIDIVPGHISIKYGLRGPNFATVSACASSTNAMIDAYNYIRLNMCDVIISGGSEAIINEAGIGGFNAMHALSTRNDDPKTASRPFDKDRDGFVAGEGAGTIILEELEHAKKRGAKIYAELVGGGMSADANHITAPHPQGLGARMVMSNALKDAGLTTADIDYINVHGTSTPLGDISESRAIVDLFGEDAYKLNISSTKSMTGHLLGAAGAIEAIAAILAVQNDIVPPTINHFTDDPECDPKLNFTFNKAQKRTIRAAQSNTFGFGGHNASVIFKKYEE; this is encoded by the coding sequence ATGGAATTAAAAAGAGTAGTAGTTACAGGGTTAGGTGCGCTCACTCCAATTGGCAATACGATCCCAGAATTCTGGGATGGTTTGCTGAATGGCGTGAGCGGCGCTGGCCCTATTACAGGTTTTGACACATCAAAGTTCAAGACGAAGTTTGCATGTGAACTTAAAAACTTCAACCCTGAAGATTTTTTGGACAAAAAAGAAGCCCGCAAGTTAGATCCATTTGTTCAATACGCTTTAGTATCAACAGATGAGGCTGTTAAGGACGGCAATTTTGATTTTTCACAATTAGATTGCAACCGTATCGGCGTTATCTGGGGATCAGGTATTGGCGGTTTTAAAACATTTCAGGACGAAATGAAGAACTTCTTTTTAGGCGATGGTACACCACGCATAAATCCGTTCTTCATCCCTAAGGTAATTATTGACATCGTTCCCGGCCATATTTCTATAAAATATGGATTGCGCGGACCGAATTTTGCCACTGTATCTGCCTGTGCTTCATCCACTAACGCCATGATTGATGCTTACAACTATATTCGTTTGAATATGTGTGACGTGATCATTAGCGGAGGTTCTGAGGCCATCATTAATGAGGCTGGAATCGGAGGATTCAATGCAATGCATGCACTATCGACTAGAAATGACGATCCAAAAACAGCTTCAAGGCCGTTCGACAAAGACAGAGATGGATTTGTTGCTGGTGAAGGTGCAGGAACTATCATTCTGGAAGAATTGGAACATGCCAAAAAACGTGGTGCAAAAATCTATGCTGAATTAGTAGGCGGAGGAATGAGCGCAGACGCGAATCACATTACAGCACCACACCCTCAGGGACTTGGCGCAAGAATGGTGATGTCAAATGCTTTAAAAGATGCAGGTTTAACTACCGCAGATATTGATTATATCAATGTTCATGGTACTTCTACCCCATTGGGAGATATCTCCGAAAGCAGAGCAATCGTTGATTTATTCGGAGAAGATGCTTACAAACTAAACATCAGCTCTACAAAATCAATGACAGGCCATTTACTCGGTGCTGCAGGTGCAATTGAGGCGATTGCCGCGATTCTTGCTGTCCAGAATGATATAGTACCACCAACAATCAATCACTTTACTGATGATCCTGAATGTGATCCAAAATTAAACTTCACGTTCAACAAGGCACAAAAACGCACCATTCGTGCTGCACAAAGCAACACTTTTGGCTTCGGTGGTCATAATGCATCTGTGATATTCAAAAAGTACGAAGAATAA
- a CDS encoding TlpA disulfide reductase family protein, with protein sequence MNIFKFSILGLLLGSTAIHAQDNSKVTITGTLKGANTGKVYLQKFDNKMFKTLDSAEVKNGTFKFSKSLKLPELYGLTVDKEQSPLYVFLEKGQVNVTLDPEKYYRNSVVTGSVSNDLFTSYKQEKDVKIEEFIKKNPASLVSAYVLYRDFSYRLTPEEINQSLQLLDPTLQSTPYVAVLKDLVNVLNAVSIGKKAPDFEGNTPEGKTIKLSDHFGKYLLLDFWASWCGPCRRENPNLVKAYQKYHEKGFDIFAVSLDKSKEAWLKGIKDDNLSWTHVSDLAFWNSAPAKLYGVRAIPANVLIDPNGVIIARNLTGEDLENKLAELLATPLAKTK encoded by the coding sequence ATGAACATATTTAAATTTTCCATTTTAGGACTATTGCTGGGCAGCACTGCCATTCATGCACAGGACAATAGCAAGGTAACCATTACAGGAACTCTTAAGGGGGCGAATACAGGGAAAGTATACCTTCAGAAATTCGACAATAAAATGTTTAAAACGCTGGATTCTGCGGAAGTAAAGAACGGCACATTTAAGTTTAGTAAAAGCTTGAAATTACCAGAACTTTATGGTTTGACAGTCGATAAGGAGCAAAGTCCACTGTATGTGTTCCTGGAGAAAGGCCAGGTGAATGTTACGCTTGATCCGGAAAAATATTATAGAAATTCAGTGGTAACTGGTTCCGTTTCCAATGATCTTTTTACCAGTTATAAACAAGAAAAAGACGTTAAAATTGAAGAGTTCATCAAAAAGAACCCTGCTTCCTTAGTGTCTGCGTATGTGTTGTACAGAGATTTTTCTTACAGATTAACGCCAGAAGAAATCAATCAAAGCCTACAACTATTAGACCCGACATTACAAAGTACACCTTACGTGGCGGTATTAAAAGACCTGGTGAATGTGCTGAACGCTGTAAGCATTGGAAAAAAAGCACCGGATTTTGAAGGCAATACGCCGGAAGGAAAAACAATTAAACTTTCTGATCATTTTGGAAAATACCTATTGCTTGATTTTTGGGCTTCTTGGTGTGGTCCATGCAGAAGAGAAAATCCAAATCTGGTAAAGGCTTATCAGAAATACCATGAGAAAGGATTTGATATATTCGCAGTCTCTTTAGATAAATCAAAAGAAGCCTGGTTAAAAGGAATTAAAGATGATAACCTGAGCTGGACTCATGTGTCTGATCTGGCCTTTTGGAATAGCGCTCCTGCGAAGTTATACGGAGTAAGGGCAATCCCTGCAAATGTATTGATCGATCCAAATGGAGTGATTATAGCAAGAAACCTGACTGGTGAGGACCTGGAAAATAAACTTGCAGAGTTATTGGCAACACCATTAGCGAAAACGAAATAA
- a CDS encoding SAM-dependent methyltransferase — translation MQKGTLFLIPVPLAENAAQKSFTPFLGDTINSISTYIVENEKSARKFLKEAGLKMPQSELIVHDYGKHQRNASLAPYFKELTAGKDVGLMSEAGCPGVADPGAEIVAEAHRRGIKVVPLVGPSSILQALMASGFNGQSFTFHGYLPIDKVERAKKIKEIELLSTKNKQTQIFMETPFRNNHLFEDVLKNASAHAMLCVASNINGEEEYIKTLSVTFWKKERIDLHKKPTIFLLYKPA, via the coding sequence ATGCAAAAAGGCACTTTATTTTTAATACCTGTTCCTCTGGCAGAAAATGCTGCTCAGAAATCTTTTACCCCTTTTCTTGGCGATACCATCAACTCCATCAGTACCTATATTGTGGAAAATGAAAAATCCGCCAGAAAATTCTTAAAAGAGGCTGGATTGAAAATGCCACAGAGTGAGCTGATCGTTCATGATTATGGCAAGCATCAGCGTAATGCCTCTTTAGCGCCTTATTTTAAAGAGCTGACTGCAGGAAAAGATGTTGGTCTGATGAGTGAAGCCGGATGTCCGGGAGTAGCAGATCCAGGTGCAGAAATCGTTGCCGAAGCACATAGAAGAGGGATCAAAGTGGTTCCTTTAGTAGGGCCGAGTTCTATCTTACAAGCTTTAATGGCTTCAGGATTTAATGGTCAGAGTTTTACTTTCCATGGATACCTGCCGATTGATAAGGTAGAAAGAGCAAAAAAAATTAAAGAAATCGAATTATTGTCGACAAAAAACAAGCAAACGCAAATTTTTATGGAGACACCATTCAGAAATAACCACTTGTTCGAAGACGTATTGAAAAATGCTTCCGCACACGCGATGTTATGTGTGGCTTCCAATATCAATGGCGAAGAGGAATACATTAAAACGTTATCGGTTACTTTCTGGAAAAAAGAACGCATCGACCTTCATAAAAAGCCAACCATCTTTCTGCTGTATAAGCCAGCTTAA
- a CDS encoding SRPBCC family protein: MTTKDQTVITVAATVNAPIDIIWKAWNDPSHITKWSAASDDWHTTKAENDLRTGGKFNSRMEAKDGSFGFDFGGVYDEVIPYELMRYTLGDGRKVKITFEKNADGVKITESFEAEGQNPIEMQRNGWQAIMDSFKRYVESARQL; encoded by the coding sequence ATGACAACAAAAGATCAAACCGTAATTACGGTAGCAGCTACTGTAAATGCCCCTATTGACATCATTTGGAAAGCCTGGAACGACCCATCGCACATTACCAAATGGAGTGCTGCATCCGACGACTGGCATACCACTAAGGCGGAAAACGATTTACGTACCGGCGGAAAATTCAACTCTAGAATGGAAGCCAAAGACGGAAGTTTTGGGTTTGATTTTGGAGGTGTTTATGATGAGGTAATCCCTTATGAACTGATGCGCTACACCCTTGGTGATGGTAGAAAAGTAAAAATCACCTTCGAAAAAAATGCTGATGGGGTAAAAATTACGGAAAGTTTTGAAGCGGAGGGGCAAAATCCTATAGAGATGCAAAGGAATGGCTGGCAGGCGATTATGGATAGTTTCAAGAGATACGTAGAGTCTGCCAGGCAATTATGA
- a CDS encoding IPExxxVDY family protein yields MNKTYLKLSLDLDFVLIAITASLKDYMLCHKVNTSLNFDFEKIDDHEVYFNVDENPLAFSKYYFFVEQGEIEYYIINNRNAEGFLIPEMNKVDFFMIIHQYIDKEDLNFILTGLNKLADIQVAAQIDPKKLKSRENLVM; encoded by the coding sequence TTGAACAAAACTTATTTAAAACTGTCCTTAGACCTTGATTTTGTTTTAATCGCCATTACAGCTTCACTGAAGGATTATATGCTCTGTCATAAGGTCAATACTAGCCTTAATTTTGACTTCGAAAAGATTGATGATCACGAGGTTTACTTCAACGTAGATGAAAATCCCCTGGCCTTTTCTAAGTATTATTTTTTTGTGGAACAGGGAGAAATCGAGTACTACATCATCAATAATCGCAACGCAGAAGGGTTTTTGATCCCTGAAATGAATAAAGTTGACTTTTTTATGATAATTCATCAGTATATTGACAAAGAAGACCTAAATTTTATTTTAACAGGATTAAACAAACTAGCTGATATTCAGGTAGCTGCACAAATTGATCCGAAAAAGTTGAAGTCCCGTGAAAATTTGGTAATGTAA
- a CDS encoding MIP/aquaporin family protein, whose protein sequence is MSEFSAEVIGTMLMILLGNGVVANVVLSGTKGNNGGWIVITTAWALAVFVGVVVAGPYSGAHLNPAVSIGLAIAGKFSWAKVPLYIAAQFIGAFLGAFLVWLTYKDHYKPTADQGAKQATFCTAPAIKNNWSNLISEIIGTFVLIFTILHFTDAALGSEKTAIGLGSLGAIPVAFLVWVIGLSLGGTTGYAINPARDLGPRIMHAILPVHGKGDSGWAYAWIPIAGPLIGSALAAFLNIYLHQA, encoded by the coding sequence ATGTCGGAATTTTCGGCCGAGGTAATCGGCACAATGCTAATGATACTTTTGGGAAATGGGGTAGTCGCAAATGTGGTTTTATCCGGCACCAAAGGAAATAATGGAGGTTGGATTGTCATCACAACTGCCTGGGCGCTGGCCGTTTTTGTCGGTGTAGTTGTTGCTGGCCCATATAGTGGTGCACACCTGAATCCTGCCGTTTCCATTGGTCTGGCCATTGCCGGAAAATTCAGCTGGGCAAAAGTACCATTATATATTGCAGCCCAATTTATAGGTGCCTTTTTAGGTGCATTTCTGGTATGGTTAACGTACAAAGACCATTATAAACCAACCGCAGATCAAGGTGCAAAACAGGCTACTTTTTGTACTGCTCCAGCGATTAAAAATAATTGGTCCAACCTTATCTCTGAAATCATTGGAACTTTTGTATTGATATTTACCATTCTTCACTTTACCGACGCAGCATTAGGCAGCGAAAAAACAGCCATAGGATTGGGATCCTTAGGTGCAATCCCTGTAGCTTTTCTCGTTTGGGTAATTGGATTGTCGCTTGGAGGAACGACAGGTTATGCGATTAATCCGGCCAGAGATCTGGGACCAAGAATTATGCATGCGATATTACCCGTTCATGGTAAAGGAGATAGTGGCTGGGCTTATGCCTGGATTCCTATTGCTGGCCCGCTCATCGGCAGCGCATTGGCAGCATTTCTCAACATATACTTACATCAGGCATAA